The Geothrix sp. genome has a window encoding:
- a CDS encoding DUF1800 family protein: protein MADLTPVSSWTLADVQHFARRAGFGLSPEETALLQLQAPGAAIDAWIDGSGAAYDPAAFNAALGTADVVAEPLVAANTSTAGSVDVPAVPAPHAFLVEGPDAWRNSLNTAQALCLWRMQFNPYAFQERMALFWHNLFATGFHKVNNAALMLKQIQLFRSQGLARFDDLLVAVSKDPAMGIWLDSVLNNASGSNIPNENYAREVLELYSLGADNGYNQTDITQLARALSGWSFTFAEGDYPANPANPTQKVVADGRFKVYDGSAITPDTRLWSGTARATSYSMHGTGTISLFGQTLDITTTTNGWAKGENALRSILSARGANCAQFLAKRLILHFITPAYSAQDLNDVAAMIQTANFDLRTVMKTLLKSRYFFDPANQHALIEGPISWLVRGARALCPSLAVGGAQAPKAFPAWRLLTNNATTLDQAGMKLLDPSGPNGWKEHAAWLNSNTMRYRTKLAAALTLGEARSSNGTSYPLFPTTVATGWFPTAPTSAQGVLDRLLALLQPGPIPAPVSAAWLSALWPTAFTWDAASQTKARELAFLILCSPSGQLY from the coding sequence CTGGACCCTCGCGGATGTGCAGCACTTCGCCCGGCGCGCGGGCTTCGGTCTGAGCCCCGAGGAGACCGCTCTCCTTCAGCTTCAAGCTCCCGGGGCCGCCATTGATGCCTGGATCGATGGTTCCGGCGCCGCCTACGATCCCGCGGCCTTCAACGCTGCCCTGGGCACCGCCGATGTGGTGGCCGAACCCCTCGTGGCCGCCAACACCTCGACTGCCGGCAGTGTGGATGTGCCGGCCGTGCCCGCTCCCCATGCCTTTCTCGTCGAAGGGCCGGATGCCTGGCGGAACAGCCTCAACACCGCCCAGGCCCTCTGCCTCTGGCGCATGCAGTTCAATCCCTACGCCTTCCAGGAGCGCATGGCGCTCTTTTGGCACAACCTCTTCGCCACGGGCTTCCACAAGGTCAACAACGCGGCCCTGATGCTCAAGCAGATCCAGCTGTTCCGCAGCCAAGGCCTGGCCCGGTTCGACGACCTGCTCGTCGCCGTCAGCAAAGATCCGGCCATGGGCATCTGGCTGGACTCCGTGCTCAATAACGCCTCGGGGTCGAACATCCCCAATGAGAACTATGCCCGGGAAGTTCTGGAGCTCTACAGCCTGGGCGCGGACAACGGCTACAACCAGACCGACATCACGCAGCTGGCCCGGGCCCTCAGCGGTTGGAGCTTCACCTTCGCCGAGGGCGACTACCCCGCGAACCCCGCCAACCCCACCCAAAAGGTCGTGGCGGACGGCCGCTTCAAGGTCTACGACGGCTCGGCCATCACTCCGGATACGCGTCTCTGGAGTGGAACGGCCCGAGCCACCTCCTATTCCATGCACGGCACGGGCACCATCAGCCTCTTCGGCCAGACCCTCGACATCACCACCACGACCAACGGCTGGGCCAAGGGCGAGAACGCCCTGCGCAGCATCCTTTCCGCCAGGGGCGCCAACTGCGCGCAGTTCCTGGCCAAGCGGCTGATCCTCCACTTCATCACTCCGGCCTACTCGGCGCAGGACCTCAACGATGTGGCCGCCATGATCCAGACGGCGAACTTCGATCTCCGCACCGTGATGAAAACCCTCCTCAAATCCCGGTACTTCTTCGACCCGGCCAACCAGCACGCGCTCATCGAAGGCCCCATCTCGTGGCTCGTGCGGGGGGCCCGAGCCCTCTGCCCCTCTCTGGCCGTCGGTGGTGCCCAGGCCCCGAAGGCCTTCCCGGCCTGGCGCCTCCTCACCAACAACGCGACCACCCTCGACCAAGCCGGCATGAAGCTCCTGGATCCCAGCGGTCCCAACGGCTGGAAGGAGCATGCCGCCTGGCTCAACAGCAACACCATGCGCTACCGGACCAAGCTGGCGGCCGCCCTGACCCTGGGCGAAGCCCGAAGCTCCAACGGCACCTCGTACCCGCTGTTCCCCACGACCGTCGCCACGGGTTGGTTCCCCACGGCCCCCACCAGCGCCCAGGGCGTCCTCGACCGTCTCCTGGCGTTGCTGCAACCGGGTCCCATCCCCGCCCCGGTCTCCGCCGCCTGGCTGTCGGCGCTGTGGCCCACGGCCTTCACTTGGGACGCAGCTTCACAGACGAAGGCACGGGAGCTGGCCTTCCTCATCCTCTGCTCGCCCTCGGGCCAGCTCTATTGA
- a CDS encoding DUF1501 domain-containing protein, with the protein MTTRREFIQTLGATGAALAGLSACGGGGKGSGGGGTSGQPPAPIPAAPILVVVNIDGGYDWLNVMPPNTGANLGVYQAKRATLGITDPALLTDLGSGAALNKDLTGLDQLHTLGRVAWIPGIGMPNPNLSHFTSIDLWGQGATVPAGTGWLGRFADAAFNPTGDVLRGLTVTSDLPVMLKGGTRSFVSITGAGGYVFPAYLLSGSTVPDAATLEAGWGAALNASSPDAATLAAAQAGKLFFDAQNNAAFGAGGSLTARTPSVPYPGDAAYPVTRLNGAALSGSLSGQFKLIAQMIAAGLPAQVYFSRLGGWDTHSNQAVDHPNLQRTLGGSIKAFYDDLASITTPSGNAQDRVMVLAYSEFGRRVQENNGGTDHGTAGLSFCVGKAVKGGLYGAYPDLSNLDANGNMKFTTDFRSLYATVLDRWLGQATTTTDGLLGTSYPRLGFL; encoded by the coding sequence ATGACCACGCGACGCGAGTTCATTCAGACCCTCGGCGCCACCGGGGCCGCGCTGGCCGGTCTCAGCGCCTGCGGAGGCGGGGGAAAGGGCAGCGGGGGCGGAGGCACCTCCGGCCAGCCGCCCGCCCCCATCCCGGCGGCGCCCATCCTCGTCGTCGTGAACATCGACGGCGGCTATGACTGGCTGAATGTCATGCCACCCAACACCGGGGCCAACCTCGGCGTGTACCAGGCGAAGCGGGCGACCCTGGGCATCACCGACCCGGCCCTGCTCACGGACCTCGGCAGCGGCGCCGCCCTCAACAAGGACCTCACGGGCCTGGATCAGCTGCACACCCTGGGGCGGGTGGCCTGGATTCCCGGCATCGGCATGCCGAATCCCAATCTCTCCCATTTCACCTCCATTGACCTCTGGGGCCAGGGCGCCACCGTGCCCGCGGGAACGGGCTGGCTGGGCCGGTTCGCGGATGCGGCCTTCAACCCCACGGGCGATGTGCTCCGGGGGCTCACGGTGACCTCGGACCTGCCCGTGATGCTGAAGGGCGGCACCCGAAGCTTCGTCTCCATCACCGGTGCCGGGGGCTATGTGTTCCCCGCCTACCTCCTGAGCGGGAGCACGGTGCCGGATGCCGCCACCCTGGAAGCGGGCTGGGGCGCGGCGCTCAACGCTTCCTCCCCGGACGCCGCCACCCTGGCCGCGGCCCAGGCCGGAAAGCTCTTCTTCGACGCCCAGAACAACGCCGCCTTCGGCGCGGGGGGGTCCCTCACGGCCCGCACGCCTTCCGTGCCCTACCCCGGCGATGCGGCCTACCCCGTCACCCGGCTCAACGGCGCCGCGCTTTCGGGCAGCCTCAGCGGCCAATTCAAGCTCATCGCGCAGATGATCGCGGCCGGGCTGCCGGCCCAGGTCTATTTCTCCCGCCTGGGAGGCTGGGACACGCACAGCAACCAGGCCGTGGACCACCCGAACCTCCAGCGCACCCTGGGTGGCTCCATCAAGGCCTTCTACGACGACCTCGCCAGCATCACCACTCCTTCCGGCAATGCCCAGGACCGGGTGATGGTCCTCGCCTACAGCGAATTCGGACGGCGGGTCCAGGAGAACAACGGCGGCACGGACCACGGCACGGCCGGCCTCTCCTTCTGTGTGGGCAAGGCCGTGAAGGGCGGCCTCTACGGCGCCTACCCCGACCTCTCGAACCTCGATGCCAACGGGAACATGAAGTTCACCACCGATTTCCGCAGCCTCTACGCGACGGTGCTGGACCGCTGGCTGGGCCAGGCGACCACCACCACCGACGGGCTCCTCGGCACCAGCTACCCGCGGCTCGGCTTCCTCTGA
- a CDS encoding sulfite exporter TauE/SafE family protein: MTFAPGHLLAGLGTGLCGGLLSGLFGVGGGIVMVPLLGLVLHLDQHRAQGATLAAMLLPTGLPAVLQYRSRGIHTSLRLVGVLVLAFLFGIYGGSLVANRIPSEPLRWGYAAFLVLLAFKTFFRHEPAPVDRTLEPLDLSTGLWSAGVPIGLLAGVVSGLTGLGGAVVVIPLLASRFRMTQHEAQLTSLVMLLPPIGLPGVYVYAKAQGGLPWGVIAGVAVGFAVGALGGARVATRIQGVKLKQTYAVIVLLMALLVAFRGR, translated from the coding sequence ATGACCTTCGCACCCGGCCACCTTCTGGCGGGCCTTGGCACGGGCCTCTGCGGCGGCCTGTTGTCGGGCCTCTTCGGCGTGGGGGGCGGCATCGTGATGGTGCCGCTGCTGGGCCTCGTCCTGCATCTGGACCAGCACCGGGCCCAGGGCGCCACCCTGGCCGCCATGTTGCTGCCCACGGGTCTGCCGGCAGTGCTGCAGTACCGCAGCCGGGGCATCCACACCAGCCTGCGTCTGGTGGGCGTGCTGGTGCTGGCCTTCCTCTTCGGCATCTACGGGGGTTCCCTGGTGGCCAACCGCATTCCCTCGGAGCCGCTGCGGTGGGGGTATGCGGCCTTTCTGGTGCTGCTGGCCTTCAAGACCTTCTTCCGCCACGAACCCGCTCCGGTGGATCGCACCCTGGAACCCCTCGACCTGTCCACGGGCCTGTGGAGCGCGGGCGTGCCCATCGGCCTCCTGGCCGGCGTGGTGTCCGGGCTCACAGGGCTGGGCGGGGCCGTGGTGGTGATTCCGCTGCTGGCCTCGCGGTTCCGCATGACCCAGCACGAGGCCCAGCTCACCAGCCTGGTGATGCTGCTGCCGCCCATCGGCCTGCCCGGCGTCTATGTCTACGCCAAGGCCCAGGGTGGTCTCCCCTGGGGCGTGATCGCCGGCGTGGCCGTGGGCTTCGCCGTGGGGGCCCTGGGGGGCGCCCGGGTGGCCACCCGCATCCAGGGCGTGAAGCTGAAGCAGACCTATGCCGTGATCGTGCTGCTGATGGCCCTGCTGGTGGCGTTCCGGGGACGCTAG
- a CDS encoding PHB depolymerase family esterase, with protein sequence MQHGQGHYLKLDWEGEARRILIHDPPGAEGRDLPLVLALHGTGGTGRLMALLSGLSRLADERGFRVAYPQALGEAGTEDPARGAAWNAGPGLGHPLHPEVDDVAFLGAVVDRVGRHAPVDARRLFVAGFSNGARMAYRMALSAPWVAAIAAVAGAPVWGQAPARPVPTLAFHGTDDRHIPYLGGVGPQGRRLPAQPAPEALARWAALMGCGAGPVREGLEPHHLDLWSGGDCEVGLWTVRGMGHAWPGGRAYAPGADRPVTDLSAAHLIWAFFEAHAPGAP encoded by the coding sequence GTGCAGCACGGCCAGGGCCACTACCTGAAGCTGGATTGGGAAGGCGAGGCCCGGCGGATCCTGATCCACGATCCGCCCGGGGCCGAGGGCCGGGATCTGCCCCTGGTGCTGGCCCTGCATGGCACGGGCGGCACCGGTCGCCTCATGGCCCTGCTCTCGGGCCTGAGCCGCCTGGCGGACGAGCGGGGCTTCCGGGTGGCCTATCCCCAGGCCCTGGGCGAAGCCGGCACGGAGGATCCGGCCCGGGGGGCGGCCTGGAATGCGGGGCCCGGGCTGGGACACCCTCTGCATCCCGAGGTGGATGATGTGGCGTTCCTGGGCGCCGTTGTGGACCGGGTGGGCCGCCACGCGCCCGTGGACGCCCGGCGTCTCTTCGTGGCGGGCTTTTCCAATGGGGCGCGCATGGCTTACCGGATGGCCCTCTCCGCCCCCTGGGTCGCCGCCATCGCGGCCGTGGCCGGGGCGCCGGTCTGGGGCCAGGCCCCGGCGCGTCCCGTGCCCACCCTGGCCTTCCACGGCACCGATGATCGGCACATTCCCTACCTCGGTGGGGTGGGCCCCCAGGGGCGGCGGCTCCCGGCCCAGCCGGCCCCGGAGGCTCTGGCCCGCTGGGCGGCGCTCATGGGCTGCGGGGCGGGGCCGGTGAGGGAGGGACTGGAGCCCCACCACCTGGACCTGTGGTCCGGTGGCGACTGCGAAGTGGGCCTCTGGACCGTGAGGGGTATGGGCCATGCCTGGCCGGGGGGGCGGGCCTACGCCCCCGGAGCGGACCGACCGGTCACCGACCTCTCGGCCGCCCACCTGATCTGGGCCTTCTTTGAGGCCCATGCCCCGGGGGCTCCATGA
- a CDS encoding DUF192 domain-containing protein: MRMLYAALLSFPLLAGGGGTVAFKQTAFLAEVAATEPEKAKGLMYRQSLAKDRCMFFVYGEDGSHAIWMKNCLIALDVAWVDAEGRVVETAEHVPPCSPMRGDDCPTYGGNVPARHFIEFAAGTLKRLGLRKGDRLGWDLVLDDGRSLRGGAPVPKAKKK; the protein is encoded by the coding sequence ATGCGCATGCTGTACGCCGCCCTGCTGTCCTTTCCGCTGCTGGCGGGGGGCGGGGGCACCGTGGCCTTCAAGCAGACGGCCTTTCTGGCCGAAGTGGCCGCCACGGAGCCGGAGAAGGCCAAGGGGCTGATGTACCGGCAGAGCCTGGCCAAGGACCGCTGCATGTTCTTCGTCTACGGTGAGGACGGCAGTCACGCCATCTGGATGAAGAACTGCCTCATCGCCCTGGATGTGGCGTGGGTGGATGCCGAGGGCCGGGTGGTGGAGACCGCCGAGCATGTGCCGCCCTGCAGTCCCATGCGCGGCGACGACTGCCCCACCTACGGCGGCAATGTGCCCGCCCGCCATTTCATCGAGTTCGCCGCGGGAACGCTGAAGCGCCTTGGCCTGAGGAAGGGCGACCGCCTGGGCTGGGACCTGGTGCTGGATGACGGCCGCAGCCTCCGGGGCGGCGCGCCGGTACCCAAGGCGAAAAAGAAGTAG